One window of the Methylovirgula sp. HY1 genome contains the following:
- a CDS encoding NTP transferase domain-containing protein — translation MGKVAAIILAAGLSRRFGTDPDDSKVLAMLDGIPLIRHVAEAASASQARPICVVTGRADPKVQVALAGLDLRCIHNPKPEAGLSQSLALGLDYLATDISGALILLADMPYISAPLIDRLIAAFETAPAETFAVVPIHAGRRGNPVLLGKGIFAAVKAIEGDRGARGIIDAMDHGIVEISIDDRSIEIDIDTPDMLDHLRAESKGA, via the coding sequence ATGGGCAAGGTCGCAGCGATCATTCTGGCCGCCGGATTATCCCGCCGCTTTGGCACCGACCCAGACGACAGCAAAGTGCTGGCTATGCTCGACGGCATTCCGCTCATACGCCATGTCGCAGAGGCGGCATCGGCCTCGCAGGCACGGCCGATCTGTGTCGTCACGGGTCGTGCCGATCCAAAAGTCCAGGTGGCGCTGGCGGGTCTCGATCTTCGCTGCATTCATAATCCGAAGCCGGAGGCCGGCCTTTCGCAATCGCTTGCGCTTGGGCTCGATTATCTCGCCACGGATATATCGGGTGCCCTCATCCTTCTCGCCGATATGCCCTATATTAGCGCGCCGTTGATTGACCGGCTCATTGCGGCATTCGAGACGGCTCCGGCCGAGACTTTCGCCGTTGTTCCAATCCACGCAGGGCGACGCGGCAATCCGGTTTTGCTCGGCAAAGGCATTTTTGCGGCTGTGAAAGCGATCGAGGGCGATCGCGGCGCGCGCGGCATTATCGACGCCATGGACCATGGCATCGTCGAGATATCGATCGACGATCGATCGATCGAGATCGATATCGATACGCCGGACATGCTGGACCATTTGCGCGCCGAGTCGAAGGGTGCATAG
- a CDS encoding carbon monoxide dehydrogenase subunit G, protein MDMSDQQRIEAPREIVWAALNDPEILKLCIPGCESIIKTSDTDMEAAATLKVGPIKASFKGKVLLSEIDPPNGYRISGEGTGGMAGHAKGSAKVTLEADGEATILHYEVKAEVGGKLAQLGARLIDGTAKKLAGEFFDKFGKAVVAESEAPPAQEPAAEAEAKPKKNWLGGLFNKSGAALVLAIGLTLPACLDAPHPLWHFAIPIHASLR, encoded by the coding sequence ATGGACATGAGCGATCAGCAACGTATCGAGGCGCCCCGCGAAATTGTCTGGGCGGCGTTGAACGATCCCGAGATATTGAAACTCTGCATACCCGGCTGCGAAAGCATCATCAAAACCTCCGATACGGACATGGAAGCCGCCGCGACCCTCAAAGTCGGACCGATCAAGGCCAGCTTCAAAGGCAAAGTCCTCTTGTCTGAAATCGATCCGCCGAACGGCTATCGCATCAGCGGCGAAGGGACGGGTGGGATGGCCGGACATGCGAAGGGCAGCGCCAAAGTCACGTTGGAAGCCGATGGGGAAGCCACCATTTTGCATTATGAAGTGAAAGCCGAGGTCGGCGGCAAGCTCGCGCAGCTTGGCGCCCGCCTCATCGACGGGACGGCGAAGAAGCTCGCTGGCGAATTTTTCGACAAATTCGGCAAAGCGGTTGTCGCCGAATCCGAAGCGCCCCCCGCGCAAGAGCCCGCTGCGGAGGCGGAGGCAAAGCCCAAGAAAAATTGGCTGGGCGGGCTTTTCAACAAATCAGGCGCGGCCCTCGTGCTCGCTATTGGTTTGACGCTGCCGGCCTGTCTCGATGCGCCGCATCCTCTTTGGCATTTCGCCATTCCGATTCACGCGAGCTTACGCTAA
- a CDS encoding XdhC family protein yields MTMISDTLALMQSMQEKELPFAVATVVRTVSVTAAKAGAKALIREDGTILAGWIGGGCARGATLKAAQDALADGQPRLISVRPKDLLAELGVAAGETKDGVRYANNMCPSQGTMDIFIEPFLPRPEIVVMGASPVAVALIEIAGQFGFDVTAAAPAKDHSLLEAADHRIEGYELPLTQRARFIVVSTQGSGDEQAVTAALSFAANHVAFVGSRKKAAALIASLRAKGIDENHLASLKAPAGLDIGAITPEEIALSIIAELVLVRRKGKTAPNLSL; encoded by the coding sequence ATGACGATGATCTCCGACACATTGGCACTGATGCAGAGCATGCAGGAAAAGGAATTGCCCTTCGCCGTTGCGACCGTCGTGCGGACCGTCTCCGTCACCGCGGCCAAAGCCGGGGCCAAAGCCTTGATCCGCGAAGACGGGACCATTCTCGCCGGCTGGATCGGCGGTGGCTGTGCGCGCGGCGCGACGCTCAAGGCCGCGCAGGACGCGCTGGCCGATGGGCAGCCGCGGCTGATCTCGGTGCGGCCGAAGGATCTTCTCGCCGAACTCGGGGTCGCCGCGGGAGAAACGAAGGACGGCGTTCGTTACGCCAATAATATGTGCCCAAGCCAAGGGACCATGGACATATTCATCGAGCCCTTCCTGCCGCGGCCGGAAATCGTCGTCATGGGCGCTTCGCCGGTCGCCGTGGCGTTGATCGAAATCGCCGGGCAGTTCGGTTTCGACGTCACCGCCGCCGCGCCGGCCAAGGATCACAGCCTGCTCGAAGCAGCGGATCATAGGATCGAAGGTTACGAACTGCCGCTTACCCAACGCGCACGCTTCATCGTGGTGTCGACGCAAGGATCTGGCGATGAGCAGGCCGTCACCGCGGCTCTGTCATTCGCGGCCAACCATGTCGCCTTCGTCGGCTCGCGCAAGAAAGCCGCTGCCTTGATCGCAAGCTTACGCGCGAAAGGCATAGACGAAAACCACCTCGCATCTCTGAAAGCGCCGGCCGGCCTCGACATTGGCGCGATCACACCGGAAGAAATTGCGCTTTCGATCATCGCCGAACTCGTCCTCGTTCGTCGCAAGGGCAAAACCGCGCCGAACTTGTCACTTTAA